The window CGACAGCAAGGCATTCAGATGATTGAGCGCATTTGCCAGTTCTGTTTCTTTAGTGTCGGTGTGCGTATTTAACATAGTTCATCCTTGATTTTATTTGCACAGAACTGGAGGTGTCGTTTCTGTTACTCCAGCACCCACTCCGCCAACTTCCCCGTCACCTGCGTCATCAACACATTCTCGACATCCCGCGCACCCGCCGCGCTGCATTTGGCGAGCACCGCTTTCACAATTCCTGAATCAAACTCGAACTGCTTGCCGGTCGCGGCTTTATAGCGACCGCGCAGTTTTTCCAACTTGGCCAGCACAATCCCTTCCAGCGTCGCCTCGTCCAGCGGTCGATAGGCAACCACGGTCATGCGCGCCAGAAACGCCGGGCGGAAGGCTTGCAGGAGGACTTTGTGCAGTGCTTCGTTGAAGGCTTCCGAGCCGAGTTGCGCCACGGGCGTATCCAGTAAAAGCTCCGCGCCGACGTTGCTGGTGGCCAACATCACGGTGTTCTTGAAATCCACCACCAGACCGGTGCCGTCCTCCATCAAGCCTTTGTCGAAGACGTTGTAAAACGCCTCCAATACATCCGGATGCGCCTTCTCGATTTCGTCCAGTAGCACCACCGAGTAGGGCTTGCGGCGGACGGCTTCGGTCAGTACGCCACCGCTGCCGTAACCGACATAACCGGGCGGCGCACCTTTGAGTTGGCTGACGGTATGGGCTTCCTGATATTCCGAGAGGTTGATGCTGATCAGGTTGCGTTCGCCGCCATACAAGGCGTCGGCCAGCGCATACGCGGTTTCGGTTTTGCCGACACCGGTCGGGCCGACCAAGAGAAATACACCGACTGGCTTCTGCGGGTCGGTCAGTCCGGCGCGGTAGGCCTGCAAGCGCTGAGCGATGGTGTTGAGCGCGGTGCTCTGGCCCATCACCCGTTGGCCCATGCGCGCACCGAGGGTGCGCACGGCGTGGGCTTCGTCGGCGAGCATCTTGCCGACGGGGATGCCGGTCCAGCCTGCGATGACAGCGGCGACGGTTTTGCTGTCGACCTGTTCCGGCACCAGCGGATCGTCCTGGCGAATCGCATCCAGTCCAGCCTCAAGGCGCAGTAGTTCGGCGGCGAGATGATCGATGCGACTGTCGGTGGCTTCATCGGGTTTATCGCTGTCGGCGCGCTCGCTCAACGCCAGTAACTCGCGACGGGTTTCGAGCAGCTCGCGCACGGCGACACGCTCTTCACCCCAACGGGTTTCCAATTCGCGAATCGCTTGCACGTTGCTGGTCGATTCGCTTTCCAGCAGGGTAATTCGCTCACGGTGATCAAGCCCTGTGGCCTGTTCACGGCGCAGGCGTTCGACTTCATCCTTGAGGCTGTTCTGCCGGTGGCGCAGGCTTTCCAGCGGAGGCGGTACGTCGTGCTGGCCGAGGGCGACCCGGGCGCACGCGGTGTCGAGGACGCTGATGGCTTTGTCCGGCAACTGGCGGCCGGAAATGTAGCGGTGCGAAAGTTTCACCGCTTCATGGATCGCCGCGTCGAGCACTTGCACGCCGTGGTGCTGTTCGAGTTTGGCAGCCACCCCGCGCAGCATTTCCACCGCGGTGATTTCATCCGGTTCTTCGACCTGGACCAGTTGAAAACGACGGGCGAGGGCCGGATCTTTCTCGAAGTATTTTTTGTATTCCATCCAGGTGGTCGCGGCGAGGGTGCGCAGTTCGCCCCGGGCCAGCGCCGGTTTGAGCAGGTTGGCTGCATCGCTGCCACCTTCGGCGCCACCCGCACCGATCAGGGTGTGGGCTTCGTCGATGAACAGGATGATCGGTTTGTCGGCGCTGCGTACTGCGTCGATTACGCCTTTCAAACGCTGTTCGAATTCACCTTTGACCCCGGCACCGGCCTGCAGCAAGCCGAGGTCAAGCACGCGCAAGCTGACTTCCTGCAACGACGGCGGCACGTCGCCGGCGGCGATGCGCAGGGCCAGACCTTCGACCACGGCGGTTTTGCCGACGCCGGGTGCGCCAACCAGAATCGGGTTGTTCTGGCGGCGGCGAAGCAGGATATCGATGCACTGACGGATTTCGCCATCGCGGCCAACGATCGGATCAATGCGCCCGGCGTGGGCGTCGGCAGTCAGATCCTGGGTGTATTGGTCGAGAACCGAATCCTGTCGCGGTGCCGTACCTTTAGACGTGGCGGTTCGCGCACCGACGTGTTCGCGAGAGTTTTCTGTCCACTCCAGCAGATTCGCGCGCAGGGCCTCTTTGGGAATTCGCAGCAACGACGAAGCGCTGTTGAGCAATAGACTGCGGCGCTCGTCACGGTCGATCAACGCCAGCAACAACAGCCCGGAACGGATGCTGTCGAGCCCCAGCACACTGGCCTGCACCACCGCATCTTCGAGCAAGCCCAACGTGTGCGACGACAGTGCCGGCGTGCGCGTACTGCCTGCCTTGAACAGATCCAGAGCCTTGTTGATCTCCACCGTCAGCGCATCGCGTTCCAGGCCGAAACGCGGCAGCAAAAAGGCAAAATCGCCACCCTCGATGTCGAGCAGTTCCAGCAACAAGTGTTCGATCTCGACAAAGTGATGCCCGCGTTGCAGACAGCGTT of the Pseudomonas sp. Seg1 genome contains:
- the tssH gene encoding type VI secretion system ATPase TssH — its product is MELASLIGRLNPDNRRALERAAQRCLQRGHHFVEIEHLLLELLDIEGGDFAFLLPRFGLERDALTVEINKALDLFKAGSTRTPALSSHTLGLLEDAVVQASVLGLDSIRSGLLLLALIDRDERRSLLLNSASSLLRIPKEALRANLLEWTENSREHVGARTATSKGTAPRQDSVLDQYTQDLTADAHAGRIDPIVGRDGEIRQCIDILLRRRQNNPILVGAPGVGKTAVVEGLALRIAAGDVPPSLQEVSLRVLDLGLLQAGAGVKGEFEQRLKGVIDAVRSADKPIILFIDEAHTLIGAGGAEGGSDAANLLKPALARGELRTLAATTWMEYKKYFEKDPALARRFQLVQVEEPDEITAVEMLRGVAAKLEQHHGVQVLDAAIHEAVKLSHRYISGRQLPDKAISVLDTACARVALGQHDVPPPLESLRHRQNSLKDEVERLRREQATGLDHRERITLLESESTSNVQAIRELETRWGEERVAVRELLETRRELLALSERADSDKPDEATDSRIDHLAAELLRLEAGLDAIRQDDPLVPEQVDSKTVAAVIAGWTGIPVGKMLADEAHAVRTLGARMGQRVMGQSTALNTIAQRLQAYRAGLTDPQKPVGVFLLVGPTGVGKTETAYALADALYGGERNLISINLSEYQEAHTVSQLKGAPPGYVGYGSGGVLTEAVRRKPYSVVLLDEIEKAHPDVLEAFYNVFDKGLMEDGTGLVVDFKNTVMLATSNVGAELLLDTPVAQLGSEAFNEALHKVLLQAFRPAFLARMTVVAYRPLDEATLEGIVLAKLEKLRGRYKAATGKQFEFDSGIVKAVLAKCSAAGARDVENVLMTQVTGKLAEWVLE